A genomic region of Campylobacter corcagiensis contains the following coding sequences:
- a CDS encoding glycosyltransferase, with the protein MGDRVVLFTDTIQDLNGVSRFIQDMADYGKDDGFYAISSSSFRNFPDKGNVVNAKPLFEISMPFYKHMRLVFPKFSAVKDAYNKLNPKAIIVSTPGFFGLLALFLTRKNKNIKKLSIYHTDFPAYLYDNTKSKIIEKISIWFMRAFYSKFDIVFTRSKEYRKNLIEVIKLNPNKIKTLPSGINRKNFSPDFKDDSFYPSKFKALYVGRLSVEKNFDLLLEIWKDIHKKHPDTLLLCCGEGNFMDKKDILEKDGIYLLGAKVGKELSKIYASSDIFLFPSTTDTLGQVVMEAQSSGIPAIVSDKGGPKNLVVDGKSGYILKADSRLWKDKILDILNDQKKLESLKKGALVNSVNFDFIKSYETIMSQARL; encoded by the coding sequence ATGGGTGATAGGGTAGTTTTATTTACAGATACAATCCAAGATTTAAATGGAGTTAGTAGATTTATTCAAGATATGGCTGATTATGGTAAAGATGATGGTTTTTATGCTATATCATCAAGCTCTTTTAGGAATTTTCCTGATAAGGGGAATGTGGTAAATGCCAAGCCATTATTTGAAATAAGTATGCCGTTTTACAAACATATGAGACTAGTTTTTCCTAAATTTAGTGCTGTAAAAGATGCATATAATAAGTTAAACCCAAAAGCTATCATTGTCTCTACACCTGGATTTTTTGGGCTTTTAGCACTATTTTTAACTAGAAAAAATAAAAATATCAAAAAACTCTCTATCTATCACACTGATTTTCCAGCTTATCTTTATGATAATACAAAAAGCAAGATTATTGAAAAGATTAGCATCTGGTTTATGAGAGCATTTTATAGCAAATTTGATATTGTTTTTACAAGAAGTAAGGAGTATAGAAAAAACCTTATAGAGGTTATTAAGCTAAATCCTAATAAAATAAAAACTCTTCCAAGTGGCATTAATAGAAAAAATTTTAGTCCAGATTTTAAAGATGATAGCTTTTATCCGAGTAAATTTAAAGCTTTATATGTTGGAAGACTTAGTGTTGAGAAAAATTTTGATCTGCTTCTTGAGATTTGGAAAGATATTCATAAAAAGCATCCTGATACTTTGCTTTTATGTTGTGGAGAGGGAAATTTTATGGATAAAAAAGATATTTTAGAAAAAGATGGCATCTATTTGCTGGGGGCAAAAGTTGGAAAAGAGCTTTCTAAAATTTATGCAAGCAGTGATATATTTCTTTTTCCATCTACAACTGACACGCTAGGTCAAGTTGTTATGGAGGCTCAAAGTTCAGGAATCCCAGCAATCGTAAGCGATAAAGGTGGTCCAAAAAATTTGGTAGTAGATGGCAAAAGTGGGTATATTTTAAAAGCAGACAGTAGGCTATGGAAAGATAAAATTTTAGATATTTTAAATGATCAAAAAAAGCTAGAAAGCCTTAAGAAAGGAGCTTTAGTTAACTCTGTAAATTTTGATTTTATTAAAAGCTATGAGACTATAATGAGCCAGGCAAGGCTTTAA
- the selD gene encoding selenide, water dikinase SelD, which yields MIYKDFSLTKFVKAAGUAAKVSPEGLDNALGGILESSPSLISSINSNEDASVYQISSDTALVQTLDFITPVVNDPFIFGQIAAANSLSDVFAMGAKVITALNIMGFDSCHFGSEIMSEILRGGKSKVKECGGIMTGGHTIETPEMYYGLSVTGLVNPTKFWSNNTAKVGDVLILTKPLGSGVASTAIKGDFASIAQIKETVFYMSQLNFYAVEALKDLSVHAATDITGFGLLGHASEMLNSQISLKFDSLKIPFMSFAAKFRDLGLIPAGGYRNLEFVSKFLNKKPDILLTDPQTSGGLLVAILEKDAPKALKNLQNLGYEKAAIIGEVIQRGEFEIYI from the coding sequence TTGATATATAAAGATTTTAGTCTTACGAAATTTGTAAAAGCTGCGGGCTGAGCTGCTAAAGTAAGCCCGGAGGGTTTAGACAATGCATTAGGCGGTATCTTGGAAAGTAGCCCGAGTTTAATCTCAAGCATAAATAGCAATGAAGATGCTAGCGTTTATCAAATTTCATCTGATACTGCTTTAGTTCAGACTCTAGACTTTATAACTCCAGTTGTAAATGATCCATTTATTTTTGGGCAGATTGCAGCTGCAAATTCTTTAAGTGATGTGTTTGCTATGGGGGCAAAAGTCATCACAGCCCTTAACATCATGGGCTTTGATAGTTGCCATTTTGGTAGCGAGATAATGAGCGAAATTTTAAGGGGTGGAAAAAGTAAAGTAAAAGAGTGTGGCGGGATAATGACTGGCGGACACACGATAGAAACTCCTGAGATGTATTATGGTTTAAGCGTAACTGGTTTAGTAAATCCTACTAAATTTTGGTCTAATAATACAGCAAAAGTTGGAGATGTCTTAATCCTTACAAAGCCCCTTGGAAGCGGTGTTGCAAGCACGGCTATAAAGGGAGATTTTGCTAGTATAGCTCAGATAAAAGAGACTGTATTTTACATGAGTCAGCTAAATTTTTACGCAGTAGAAGCTCTTAAAGATTTAAGCGTGCACGCGGCAACCGACATTACTGGTTTTGGGCTTTTAGGACACGCTAGTGAGATGTTAAATTCTCAAATTTCACTTAAATTTGATAGCTTGAAAATTCCTTTTATGAGTTTTGCTGCTAAATTTAGAGATCTTGGTCTTATACCAGCTGGTGGATATAGAAATTTAGAATTTGTTAGCAAATTTTTAAACAAAAAACCAGACATTTTACTTACAGATCCTCAAACAAGCGGCGGACTTTTGGTAGCAATCCTAGAAAAAGATGCCCCAAAAGCCCTTAAAAATCTACAAAATTTAGGTTATGAAAAAGCCGCCATAATCGGTGAGGTTATACAAAGAGGAGAATTTGAAATTTATATATAA
- the thiM gene encoding hydroxyethylthiazole kinase, which yields MFVQNLRAKNPLIHCITNYVTVNDVANAIIACGASPIMADDINEVAEITKISDALVINLGTLNERTVKSMKASLKQANLDDKITVLDPVGASVSKFRSSVAKELLKEFRFSVIKGNLSEIKFLNDLKSSSKGVDISDKDKDESLENIAFIARNLATKTGAIIVITGQTDIISDENTTYICKNGNSMMAEFSGSGCILAGLIAAFVCANKDMPLKAALMAVCCNGVAGDLAKQKNVLTKVGNMTFKQNLIDEIYKMSDDKIEDLAKFEEIE from the coding sequence ATGTTTGTTCAAAATTTAAGAGCTAAAAATCCACTTATTCACTGCATAACAAATTATGTTACTGTAAATGATGTTGCAAACGCGATTATTGCTTGTGGTGCAAGCCCTATCATGGCTGATGATATAAATGAAGTAGCTGAAATAACTAAGATAAGCGATGCTTTGGTTATCAATCTTGGAACACTAAATGAAAGAACCGTTAAATCTATGAAAGCTTCACTTAAACAGGCAAATTTAGATGATAAAATAACCGTTCTTGACCCAGTTGGCGCTTCAGTTAGTAAATTTAGAAGTAGTGTTGCAAAAGAGCTTTTAAAAGAGTTTAGATTTAGTGTGATAAAAGGAAATTTATCTGAGATTAAATTTTTAAATGATCTTAAAAGTAGCTCAAAAGGCGTTGATATAAGCGATAAAGATAAAGATGAGAGCTTAGAAAATATAGCTTTCATAGCTAGAAATTTAGCCACTAAAACAGGCGCTATTATTGTTATAACTGGTCAAACGGACATCATCTCAGATGAGAATACAACTTATATTTGTAAAAACGGCAACTCTATGATGGCAGAGTTTTCAGGAAGTGGTTGTATCTTAGCTGGTCTTATAGCTGCATTTGTTTGTGCAAATAAAGATATGCCACTTAAAGCTGCTTTGATGGCGGTTTGCTGTAATGGTGTAGCAGGTGATTTGGCTAAACAAAAAAACGTCCTTACCAAAGTAGGAAATATGACATTTAAGCAAAACTTAATAGATGAAATTTATAAAATGAGCGATGATAAGATCGAAGATTTAGCAAAATTTGAGGAGATTGAGTGA
- a CDS encoding MlaA family lipoprotein: MKRVIVSLALFFGILNADIIDATTDIMLYTNKTDHEINQNIEVYDPFEEYNRVITAVNGAFYDYLFYPIAFGYDYVVPDPIQGAFLNFFDNLLYPVRLLNNLLQGDLNGSWGETKRFLINTTLGFAGFSDAASLHFNMPRYSEDFGQTLGVWGISSGPHIVWPILGHSNFRDSLGLVGDYFANPIGYINDDPTRYGVGGGKKLNEFSTQLDPYNALKLKNDPYAFSRDMYYLQRQKAIRE; the protein is encoded by the coding sequence GTGAAAAGAGTTATTGTAAGTTTAGCTCTATTTTTTGGAATTTTAAATGCAGATATTATTGATGCTACTACAGATATTATGCTTTACACTAATAAAACAGACCATGAAATTAACCAAAACATAGAAGTTTATGATCCATTTGAAGAGTATAACCGCGTCATTACTGCAGTAAATGGCGCGTTTTATGACTATCTTTTTTACCCTATAGCTTTTGGATATGATTATGTTGTGCCAGATCCTATTCAAGGAGCTTTTTTAAATTTTTTTGATAATCTTTTATATCCAGTAAGGCTTTTAAACAATCTTTTACAAGGAGATTTAAATGGCTCATGGGGCGAGACAAAGCGTTTTTTAATAAATACAACGCTTGGTTTTGCTGGCTTTAGTGATGCAGCAAGTTTGCATTTTAATATGCCAAGATACAGTGAAGATTTTGGTCAAACTTTAGGGGTTTGGGGAATTTCTAGTGGACCGCACATTGTTTGGCCGATTTTAGGGCACTCTAATTTTAGAGATAGTTTAGGGCTTGTTGGTGACTATTTTGCAAATCCAATAGGTTATATTAATGATGATCCTACAAGATATGGCGTAGGTGGTGGCAAAAAACTAAATGAGTTTTCAACACAGCTTGATCCCTACAACGCCTTAAAACTCAAAAATGATCCTTATGCCTTTTCAAGAGATATGTACTACTTGCAAAGACAAAAAGCTATAAGAGAGTAA
- a CDS encoding DUF507 family protein yields MRIKNPHIPYVARKIAIDMLNSGFIKFSGGIESVADVANSVLLENAQEERALDERTNELLEENEDDMESLGVDRRNIFWMVKRRLAEESGFILSHEDRYNALSHAILELAWKKNLIDYSVSENRAKNIIYQAIADYLKNFEEIEDIVADKIANGTRKLIPGTDEYDLVFEKMYQDELRKRGAY; encoded by the coding sequence ATGCGTATAAAAAATCCACACATACCTTATGTAGCAAGAAAAATCGCTATTGATATGCTAAATTCTGGCTTTATTAAATTTAGCGGTGGTATAGAAAGTGTTGCTGATGTTGCAAATAGTGTACTTTTAGAAAATGCTCAAGAAGAAAGAGCTTTGGACGAGAGAACAAATGAACTTTTAGAAGAAAATGAAGATGATATGGAAAGCCTTGGTGTTGATAGGCGAAATATATTTTGGATGGTTAAAAGGCGTTTAGCTGAAGAGAGTGGTTTTATTTTAAGCCACGAAGATAGATATAACGCTTTATCTCACGCTATACTAGAACTTGCTTGGAAGAAAAATCTAATTGATTATAGCGTTTCAGAAAATAGAGCCAAAAATATTATATATCAAGCAATTGCTGATTATCTTAAGAATTTTGAAGAGATAGAGGATATAGTAGCTGATAAAATAGCAAATGGCACTAGAAAACTCATACCAGGAACTGATGAGTATGATTTGGTATTTGAGAAAATGTATCAAGATGAACTTAGAAAAAGAGGGGCGTATTGA
- a CDS encoding sulfite exporter TauE/SafE family protein, with protein MSEILAVVPMAFMLSLSHCIAMCGGFVVAYSAKLNSKTKKLAFIYSFVYQISRVFAYAILGLIAGYFGYLFTITSKFMGYFHFFIGVFLVFIGYALIKRGEILKFLENDKIWSKFIAKPFRNLAAKDSLIAFGALGFLNGLIPCGLVYTFIAMAMLSGSVIKGVIIMTLFGISTLPSLLFLSFISNFLNSKFQKTMLFVSAIIVMAYGIYSMYGGFLAIK; from the coding sequence TTGAGTGAAATTTTAGCTGTTGTGCCTATGGCTTTTATGCTAAGTCTTAGCCACTGCATTGCAATGTGTGGTGGCTTTGTTGTAGCTTATAGCGCAAAGTTAAATTCTAAAACAAAAAAACTAGCCTTCATCTACTCTTTTGTCTATCAAATTTCACGCGTTTTTGCTTATGCTATTTTAGGTTTAATCGCTGGATATTTTGGCTATTTGTTTACAATCACATCTAAATTTATGGGGTATTTTCACTTTTTTATAGGCGTTTTTTTAGTTTTTATCGGCTACGCTCTTATAAAAAGGGGAGAAATTTTAAAATTTTTAGAAAATGATAAAATTTGGAGCAAATTTATAGCAAAACCTTTTAGAAATCTAGCCGCCAAAGACTCTCTTATAGCTTTTGGAGCGCTTGGGTTTTTAAATGGACTTATACCGTGTGGGCTAGTTTATACATTTATAGCTATGGCTATGTTAAGTGGTAGCGTGATAAAAGGGGTTATAATAATGACTCTTTTTGGAATTTCTACTTTGCCATCACTTCTTTTTTTATCTTTTATCTCAAATTTTTTAAACTCTAAATTTCAAAAAACCATGCTTTTTGTATCAGCAATTATCGTTATGGCGTATGGAATTTATAGCATGTATGGTGGATTTTTGGCTATAAAATAA
- a CDS encoding adenylosuccinate synthase, whose amino-acid sequence MRRVDIVVGSQWGDEGKGKIVDMLSSKYDLVCRSAGGHNAGHTVIVDGKKYALHLIPSGILHKNIINIIGNGVVVNPDVLIEELSNFGDVSGRFFISDKAHLNLEYHALIDQANEKAKGDNAIGTTGKGIGPSYADKISRTGHRVGEILDPEKLADEILESLKSKSEFLKTLGIKIPSRDEILEKTKFYKEKLGSFIADTTHMIWDAMDSDKKVLLEGAQGTMLDIDHGTYPFVTSSNTISAGALVGVGLNPKSVGNVIGILKAYSTRVGHGPFVTEDLGEDGEKMCQVGKEFGTTTGRKRRCGWFDAVAVRYAARLNGIDEFALMKLDVLDGFEKIKICTSYKLKNGEITDDFPTNLDGVTPIYEEIDGWDSVIGVREFENLPNNAKRYINRLEELTKVKIKIVSTGPDRKDTIVR is encoded by the coding sequence ATGAGAAGAGTTGATATAGTAGTAGGAAGCCAGTGGGGCGATGAAGGCAAAGGCAAAATAGTTGATATGTTATCAAGTAAATACGATCTTGTTTGTAGAAGTGCAGGCGGACACAACGCTGGTCATACAGTTATCGTAGATGGTAAAAAATACGCACTTCACCTAATACCAAGTGGAATTTTACATAAAAACATAATAAATATCATAGGAAATGGAGTTGTAGTAAATCCAGATGTGCTTATAGAAGAGCTTTCAAATTTTGGTGATGTAAGTGGAAGATTTTTTATAAGTGATAAAGCTCACCTTAACTTAGAGTATCACGCCTTGATAGACCAAGCAAACGAAAAAGCAAAAGGTGATAACGCCATAGGTACCACAGGAAAAGGTATCGGACCTAGCTATGCTGATAAGATAAGTAGAACTGGTCATAGAGTTGGTGAAATTTTAGATCCTGAAAAATTAGCTGATGAGATTTTAGAAAGCTTAAAATCAAAAAGTGAGTTTTTAAAAACTTTGGGTATCAAAATTCCAAGCAGAGATGAAATCTTAGAAAAAACTAAATTTTATAAAGAAAAACTGGGTAGCTTTATAGCTGATACAACTCATATGATCTGGGATGCAATGGATAGTGATAAAAAAGTACTCTTAGAAGGTGCTCAAGGAACTATGCTAGATATTGACCATGGGACTTATCCATTTGTAACAAGCTCAAATACCATATCTGCTGGGGCTTTAGTTGGTGTAGGGTTAAATCCAAAATCAGTTGGAAATGTTATAGGAATTTTAAAAGCATACTCTACAAGAGTTGGTCATGGACCATTTGTAACTGAAGATTTAGGTGAAGATGGTGAGAAGATGTGTCAAGTTGGAAAAGAATTTGGCACAACAACAGGTAGAAAAAGAAGATGCGGTTGGTTTGATGCGGTTGCTGTAAGATATGCAGCAAGACTAAATGGCATAGATGAGTTTGCTTTAATGAAGCTTGATGTTTTAGATGGATTTGAAAAGATTAAGATTTGCACTTCTTATAAGTTAAAAAATGGCGAGATAACTGATGATTTTCCTACAAATTTAGATGGTGTAACTCCAATTTATGAAGAGATAGATGGCTGGGATAGCGTTATAGGAGTTAGAGAATTTGAGAATTTACCAAATAATGCTAAAAGATATATAAACCGTTTAGAAGAATTAACTAAAGTAAAAATCAAAATCGTCTCAACAGGACCTGATAGAAAAGATACTATTGTAAGATAA
- a CDS encoding sensor domain-containing diguanylate cyclase: MNLYRSFIFKSIAYLVVSVLLIILIVFVISSYENYFISQKLVFIYILLALLLLLYIIKFYQSLFPIRLLDAIFNYSHDAIFITDKDGKVTHINEVFLKSTNYKKETILGEKVIFKDKPMPLEEIIYKELRRVGFWQGEFISLDSSGSEILQILTLKELTCKPKKYLGIFYPLKEYTKRIKNLEEIAYYDALTKLPNRRHFESLLTNEMNKTKMQYGKKMALLFIDFDDFKSLNDTYGHAIGDEFLKLISFKIKTSLSKNDIFARFSGDEFGIVLSNIRDDIQLERKILEILNVGKTKFDIANNLQIGTSLSIGVAIYSAENNIGFKELLKRADRAMYMAKLQGKGNFMIYKDIGFNNK, encoded by the coding sequence TTGAATTTATATAGATCTTTTATATTTAAAAGCATAGCCTATCTAGTAGTATCTGTTTTGCTTATTATTTTGATAGTTTTCGTTATCTCATCTTATGAGAATTATTTTATTTCACAAAAACTTGTTTTTATATATATACTTTTGGCACTACTGTTGCTATTGTATATTATAAAATTTTATCAAAGTTTATTTCCTATAAGGCTTCTAGATGCTATTTTTAACTACTCTCACGATGCGATTTTTATAACAGATAAAGATGGCAAAGTAACACATATAAATGAAGTTTTTTTAAAATCAACAAACTACAAAAAAGAGACAATTCTAGGTGAAAAAGTTATCTTTAAAGATAAACCAATGCCGCTAGAAGAGATAATATATAAAGAACTAAGAAGAGTTGGTTTTTGGCAAGGAGAGTTTATATCACTAGATAGTAGTGGTAGTGAAATTTTACAAATTTTAACACTAAAAGAGTTAACCTGTAAGCCAAAAAAATATCTTGGTATTTTTTATCCACTTAAGGAGTATACAAAGCGTATAAAAAATCTAGAAGAGATAGCCTACTATGATGCTCTTACAAAACTACCAAATAGAAGGCATTTTGAGAGCTTACTTACAAATGAGATGAATAAAACAAAGATGCAGTATGGCAAAAAAATGGCACTTTTGTTTATTGATTTTGATGATTTTAAAAGTTTGAATGATACATATGGTCATGCCATTGGCGATGAGTTTTTAAAGCTTATATCTTTTAAGATAAAAACTTCTCTTAGCAAAAATGATATATTTGCTAGATTTTCAGGTGATGAGTTTGGAATCGTTTTATCAAATATCAGAGATGATATCCAGCTTGAAAGAAAGATTTTAGAAATTTTAAATGTTGGAAAAACTAAATTTGATATAGCAAATAATTTACAAATCGGTACATCTTTAAGTATCGGAGTTGCTATATACTCAGCAGAAAATAATATTGGCTTTAAAGAGCTTTTAAAAAGAGCAGATAGAGCTATGTATATGGCAAAGCTTCAAGGCAAGGGTAATTTTATGATCTATAAAGATATAGGGTTTAACAACAAGTAA
- a CDS encoding ATP phosphoribosyltransferase regulatory subunit: MHNLDHEIPNGSKLYFGKSAKLKRELENLAASTLLKSGFDEIVTPYFSYHQHLSVKKDQILSFKDSLNNDLALRADSTVDVARIILKRLKSENLNRIFYIQPIFRYPSKEQYQIGAELIGEQNLSKCLDVVSEIFAKFNLKASIQISNIEIPHKVCEILNLPISVFEKGDINALTKLNLEWLNALLWLSDTSDLERVKALVPQPLKPMLDSLAALAKGRDMVCLSPLYYSKMRYYDGLFFRFIDKNDILCSGGDYEIDALKSSGFAIMSDAVIEKILEKRG; this comes from the coding sequence ATGCATAACTTAGATCATGAAATCCCTAATGGTTCAAAGCTTTACTTTGGCAAAAGTGCAAAACTTAAAAGAGAACTTGAAAATTTAGCAGCTAGCACTCTTTTAAAAAGTGGTTTTGATGAGATAGTTACACCTTATTTTTCATATCATCAACATTTAAGTGTAAAAAAAGATCAAATTTTAAGTTTTAAAGATAGCTTAAATAATGACCTTGCACTAAGAGCTGATAGCACAGTAGATGTAGCTAGAATAATACTTAAACGTTTAAAAAGTGAGAATTTAAACCGTATTTTTTATATCCAACCTATATTTAGGTACCCAAGTAAGGAGCAGTATCAAATAGGTGCTGAGCTTATAGGAGAGCAAAATTTAAGTAAATGTCTTGATGTTGTTAGTGAAATTTTTGCTAAATTTAACTTAAAAGCTAGTATTCAAATAAGTAATATAGAAATTCCACACAAGGTTTGTGAAATTTTAAACCTACCTATATCTGTTTTTGAAAAGGGCGATATAAATGCACTCACTAAGCTAAATTTAGAGTGGTTAAACGCACTTCTTTGGCTTAGTGATACTAGCGATTTAGAAAGGGTAAAAGCTTTAGTTCCACAGCCTTTAAAGCCTATGCTTGATAGTTTAGCCGCTCTTGCAAAGGGGCGAGATATGGTATGTTTATCGCCGTTATACTACTCAAAAATGAGATATTATGATGGACTATTTTTTAGATTTATAGATAAAAATGATATTTTGTGCAGCGGTGGGGATTATGAGATAGATGCGTTAAAATCAAGTGGTTTTGCTATAATGAGCGATGCAGTAATTGAGAAAATTTTAGAAAAAAGAGGATAA
- a CDS encoding NAD(P)H-dependent oxidoreductase, with protein sequence MMSFEDSLKFRHACKIFDDKLKISDENFSKIIEAGRLSPSSLGLEPWDFLLVKNTELKQRLKKECWDQAQITTASHLLVVFAKISDLYPGSEYIKDMVSRRTDKNSNQHATYIEKIENFIRNNVGLSDLEIFAWSKAQTFLAVQNMMSMAAVLGIDSCPMEGWFSEKNLDAILTNDSQKRRIAVILSFGYRLNEQSLKIRRSVDEILKVIH encoded by the coding sequence ATGATGAGTTTTGAAGATAGTCTTAAATTTCGTCATGCTTGTAAAATTTTTGATGATAAGTTAAAGATAAGTGATGAAAATTTTTCTAAGATTATAGAAGCTGGTAGGCTTAGTCCAAGTTCACTTGGTTTAGAGCCATGGGATTTTCTTTTAGTAAAAAATACTGAACTAAAACAAAGGCTTAAAAAAGAGTGCTGGGATCAGGCACAAATCACTACCGCATCGCATCTTTTGGTTGTTTTTGCTAAAATTTCTGATCTTTATCCAGGCAGTGAATATATTAAGGATATGGTTTCAAGACGAACTGATAAAAATAGCAATCAGCACGCTACCTATATAGAAAAAATAGAAAATTTTATTAGAAATAATGTTGGGCTTAGCGATCTTGAAATTTTTGCGTGGAGTAAGGCTCAAACCTTTTTAGCTGTGCAAAATATGATGAGTATGGCAGCAGTTTTGGGTATAGATAGTTGTCCGATGGAAGGTTGGTTTAGCGAAAAAAATCTAGATGCAATTCTTACAAATGATTCGCAAAAACGCCGTATTGCAGTAATATTATCGTTTGGATATAGGCTTAATGAACAAAGTTTAAAGATAAGAAGAAGTGTAGATGAGATACTAAAAGTTATCCATTGA
- the yedF gene encoding sulfurtransferase-like selenium metabolism protein YedF, with translation MKLDLRDLECPEPIIKVKEKLNSIKIGESFEAVVNTLPPQENISRFLKTNDVPFEMSRNGKEVLFKITKNKDIQEQDLSVYNCGLPTNATKILYLNDDRAGSGEVGPSLLAKFLGSISNLPNKPTKIFIVNNGVKMTTDRSHPCYAVLKELEDKGIEIFTCGSCLESYKLVDKLSIGKMTNALEIMENLTKFEVISL, from the coding sequence ATGAAGCTAGATTTACGAGATTTGGAGTGTCCAGAGCCAATTATTAAAGTCAAAGAAAAACTTAACTCTATTAAAATCGGCGAAAGCTTTGAAGCTGTTGTAAATACACTTCCACCGCAAGAAAATATTAGCCGTTTTTTAAAGACAAATGATGTGCCTTTTGAGATGAGCAGAAATGGCAAAGAAGTGCTTTTTAAAATTACAAAAAACAAAGATATACAAGAGCAAGATTTATCTGTTTATAATTGTGGACTTCCAACAAATGCTACTAAAATTTTATATCTAAATGATGATAGAGCTGGAAGTGGCGAAGTTGGCCCTAGTTTGCTTGCAAAATTTCTAGGATCTATTTCAAATTTACCAAATAAACCAACTAAAATTTTCATTGTAAATAACGGCGTTAAGATGACAACAGATAGAAGTCATCCATGTTATGCGGTTTTAAAAGAGCTAGAAGATAAAGGAATTGAAATTTTTACATGCGGAAGTTGTCTTGAAAGCTATAAATTAGTAGATAAACTTAGCATTGGAAAGATGACAAATGCTTTAGAAATAATGGAAAATTTGACTAAATTTGAGGTTATTTCACTTTGA
- a CDS encoding PAS domain-containing sensor histidine kinase: MDRSQSRLKQYQDAIDASNIVSKTDINGTITFVNDEFCNISKYTRDELLGQPHNIVRHPDVSPKVFENLWSTILSKKVYKGIVKNRAKDGSTFYLNATIIPILDESGDIEEFVALRYDITEVISLNERLTQTKNELKELNLSLEKKVAEQTRELKELNSGLEARVAEEIAKNEEKNRLLAQQAKLASMGEMIGNIAHQWRQPLSELSIDLFKMKQSAKDEDKFLEIYEHAKILIKNMSNTIDDFRNFFRSDKEKNYFNVKEVAEETIAMLKSTIQKERIDLDLDIDDDLKIYGIKSEFFQVLMNLITNAKDAMSDLDEKWIKISAKQDLSYVYFSVCNKGNAISSKILDKIFEPYFTTKHKSSGTGLGLYICKMIIENLKGSIVAKNFEDGVKFDITIPKKEKE; encoded by the coding sequence GTGGATAGAAGTCAAAGCCGTTTGAAGCAGTATCAAGATGCTATCGATGCAAGTAATATAGTCTCAAAAACAGACATTAACGGCACTATAACTTTTGTAAATGATGAATTTTGTAACATTAGCAAATACACAAGAGACGAACTTCTTGGTCAACCACACAACATCGTTCGTCATCCAGATGTTAGCCCAAAGGTATTTGAGAATTTATGGAGTACTATTTTAAGTAAAAAAGTTTATAAAGGAATTGTTAAAAATAGAGCTAAAGATGGTTCTACTTTTTATCTAAACGCAACTATAATTCCTATTCTTGATGAGAGCGGCGATATAGAGGAATTTGTTGCTTTAAGATATGATATAACCGAAGTTATTAGTTTAAATGAGCGTCTTACTCAGACTAAAAATGAGCTAAAAGAGCTAAATTTATCTCTTGAAAAAAAGGTCGCTGAGCAAACTAGAGAGCTAAAAGAGTTAAACTCAGGACTTGAGGCAAGAGTAGCTGAAGAGATAGCTAAAAATGAAGAGAAAAACCGCCTTTTAGCCCAACAAGCAAAGCTTGCTAGTATGGGTGAAATGATAGGAAATATTGCTCATCAATGGAGACAGCCTTTAAGTGAACTAAGCATTGATCTATTTAAAATGAAGCAAAGTGCCAAAGATGAGGATAAATTTCTTGAAATTTATGAACATGCTAAAATTTTGATAAAAAATATGTCAAATACCATAGATGATTTTAGAAATTTCTTCCGCTCCGACAAGGAAAAAAACTATTTCAATGTAAAAGAAGTTGCCGAGGAAACCATAGCTATGTTAAAGTCAACTATCCAAAAAGAGCGAATTGACCTTGATTTGGATATCGATGATGATCTTAAGATTTATGGCATTAAAAGCGAGTTTTTTCAGGTTTTGATGAACCTTATAACAAACGCAAAAGATGCTATGAGTGATTTGGATGAGAAGTGGATTAAAATTTCAGCAAAGCAGGACTTATCATATGTATATTTTTCGGTTTGCAACAAAGGAAATGCAATAAGTTCTAAAATACTAGATAAAATTTTCGAGCCATATTTTACTACTAAGCATAAAAGTAGCGGAACTGGGCTTGGACTATATATTTGTAAAATGATAATAGAGAATTTAAAAGGAAGCATAGTGGCTAAAAATTTTGAAGATGGAGTCAAATTTGATATTACAATACCTAAAAAGGAGAAGGAATGA